One part of the Polyangiaceae bacterium genome encodes these proteins:
- a CDS encoding 2Fe-2S iron-sulfur cluster binding domain-containing protein — translation MAKVRFIDQDLEVEVPVGTSILQASKQIHAPEGDACGGVCACSTCHVYVEEGANLLSEAEEDEEDILDKAFDVRMTSRLGCQAKIERDGLIAVRISQESLEAFYNEHPNEPRPADLALRGAPPQK, via the coding sequence ATGGCAAAGGTGCGATTCATCGATCAAGATCTCGAAGTCGAAGTGCCCGTGGGAACGAGCATCCTTCAGGCTTCGAAGCAGATTCACGCCCCAGAGGGCGACGCGTGTGGTGGTGTGTGCGCGTGCTCGACTTGCCACGTCTATGTGGAAGAAGGCGCGAACCTGCTGAGCGAAGCCGAAGAGGACGAAGAGGACATCCTGGACAAGGCGTTCGACGTGCGCATGACGTCGCGCCTCGGTTGCCAGGCCAAGATTGAGCGCGACGGTCTCATCGCGGTGCGCATCAGCCAGGAGAGCCTCGAGGCGTTCTATAACGAGCACCCGAACGAGCCGCGCCCCGCAGACTTGGCACTCAGAGGCGCTCCGCCGCAAAAGTAG
- the hscA gene encoding Fe-S protein assembly chaperone HscA — translation MLLDIFDPKAPPKAIGIDLGTTNSVVAHVRDGRPVALVNCDGTALLPSVVHYGPRGNVIVGRNAQSYATREPERTIISVKRFMGRAADDPQTKTLGAYKFKTPESEADGRVVRFDLDADGSRTPVEVSAEILKSLRQSAVEQLNAVGGAVITVPAYFDDAQRQATKDAGKLAGLEVLRLLNEPTAAALAYGLEKQQNGVFAVFDLGGGTFDVTILRLEDGVFQVMSTGGDSALGGDDMDRALALELLPAMGFEADPDGNTTAPPEIISLALETARKAKHALTDADEVVLELPKKGGQNVEHRITRAHFEALIDPLLVRTGRSCRRALRDATLEAHEVDGVILVGGSTRVPRVKQFVAEVFHKEPLGDIDPDLVVAYGAAVQADLLANASDEVLLLDVLPLSLGIETMGGGVDKILPRNTTIPVGARSTFTTFADNQTGFEVHVVQGERELAGDCRSLARFTLKGIPPMPAGMARLEVEFHVDADGLLQVHATELTTGIEQTVEVKPSYGLTDEQVEDMLLDALDHGEEDLEARRLADARVEGQRILHATQKALTSDTDLLSDAERTKVVQAVEDLAQAIQSAKKASSIQLAIDSLEDVTHDWAGRRMDRAIRAATLGKSLGDVEKRVENARGIEAHLEESAAKHAEATRAAAHGGVSVSLEEPKG, via the coding sequence ATGCTACTGGACATCTTCGACCCCAAGGCGCCGCCCAAAGCCATCGGCATCGATCTGGGGACCACCAACTCTGTCGTCGCTCACGTGCGCGATGGGCGGCCCGTGGCGCTGGTCAACTGCGACGGCACGGCGCTCCTCCCGAGCGTGGTCCACTATGGTCCGCGGGGAAACGTGATCGTGGGGCGCAACGCCCAGAGCTACGCCACGCGGGAGCCCGAGCGCACCATCATCAGCGTGAAGCGCTTCATGGGCCGCGCGGCGGACGACCCGCAGACGAAGACCCTCGGCGCCTACAAGTTCAAGACGCCGGAGAGCGAAGCCGATGGGCGCGTCGTGCGCTTCGACCTGGACGCCGACGGCAGCCGCACCCCGGTGGAGGTCAGCGCGGAGATCTTGAAGAGCCTGCGCCAGAGCGCGGTGGAGCAACTGAACGCCGTGGGCGGCGCAGTGATCACCGTACCTGCGTACTTCGATGATGCTCAGCGCCAGGCGACGAAGGACGCGGGCAAGCTCGCTGGGCTCGAGGTGCTCAGGCTGTTGAACGAGCCCACAGCTGCTGCGCTGGCGTACGGCCTGGAGAAGCAGCAAAACGGCGTGTTCGCGGTGTTCGACCTGGGCGGCGGCACCTTCGACGTGACCATCTTGCGGCTGGAAGATGGCGTGTTCCAGGTGATGAGCACTGGCGGCGATAGCGCCCTCGGCGGCGACGACATGGATCGCGCGCTGGCCCTCGAGCTGTTGCCGGCGATGGGCTTCGAGGCAGATCCTGACGGAAACACCACGGCGCCGCCCGAAATCATCAGTCTTGCCCTGGAGACGGCGCGCAAGGCAAAGCACGCCCTGACGGATGCTGACGAGGTAGTGCTCGAGCTGCCGAAGAAGGGCGGGCAAAACGTCGAGCACCGCATCACCCGCGCGCACTTCGAGGCGCTCATCGACCCGCTGTTGGTGCGCACCGGCAGGAGCTGTCGGCGGGCGCTGCGTGACGCAACACTGGAGGCGCACGAGGTCGACGGCGTGATCCTGGTTGGCGGCTCCACGCGGGTGCCGCGAGTGAAGCAGTTCGTCGCCGAGGTGTTCCACAAGGAGCCTCTTGGAGACATCGATCCCGACCTGGTGGTGGCCTACGGCGCCGCAGTGCAGGCTGACTTGCTAGCGAACGCCAGCGACGAAGTGCTGCTGCTCGATGTGTTGCCGCTTTCCCTGGGGATCGAGACGATGGGTGGCGGCGTAGACAAGATCTTGCCGCGCAACACCACCATCCCCGTTGGGGCGCGCAGCACCTTCACGACCTTCGCGGACAATCAGACTGGTTTTGAAGTGCACGTGGTGCAAGGTGAACGCGAACTGGCTGGCGACTGCCGCTCGCTTGCGCGCTTCACCCTGAAGGGCATTCCGCCGATGCCAGCAGGCATGGCGCGCCTCGAGGTGGAGTTTCACGTCGACGCGGACGGCCTCTTGCAGGTGCACGCGACGGAGCTGACGACCGGAATCGAGCAAACCGTCGAGGTGAAGCCGAGCTACGGTCTCACGGACGAGCAGGTCGAGGACATGCTGCTCGACGCGCTGGATCACGGCGAGGAAGACCTCGAGGCGCGGCGTCTGGCTGACGCGCGGGTCGAGGGCCAGCGCATCTTGCACGCCACGCAGAAGGCGCTGACGAGCGACACCGATCTCTTGAGTGACGCCGAGCGCACGAAGGTCGTGCAAGCGGTCGAAGACCTGGCGCAGGCAATCCAGTCCGCGAAGAAGGCGAGCTCGATTCAGCTCGCCATCGACAGCCTGGAAGACGTGACTCACGACTGGGCCGGGCGGCGCATGGATCGAGCAATCCGTGCGGCAACGCTTGGCAAGTCGCTCGGCGACGTGGAGAAGCGCGTGGAGAACGCGCGAGGTATCGAAGCCCACCTGGAGGAAAGCGCCGCGAAGCATGCTGAAGCCACGCGCGCGGCAGCTCATGGTGGAGTTTCAGTGAGCTTGGAGGAGCCCAAGGGCTAG
- the hscB gene encoding Fe-S protein assembly co-chaperone HscB, whose product MNPFQVFDIAPSFDLNLSELEGRHRELSKVLHPDRYVGAPSGERRQALGKAIEVNEAWRKLKDPIQRAEALCAVLGIERSESTEPKADPMLLMEMMEQREALGDARRSKNLDEVEKLASAITVRQREVLTELTRQFAALSPQKSDASSASGAAGAAGGEVQSKVSETDREQLLRELGKLRYFRRFLDEANAILDELE is encoded by the coding sequence ATGAACCCTTTTCAAGTTTTCGACATCGCGCCGAGCTTCGACCTCAACTTGAGCGAACTCGAAGGGCGCCACCGCGAGCTCTCCAAGGTCTTGCACCCGGATCGCTACGTTGGCGCGCCGTCGGGCGAGCGGCGCCAAGCCCTGGGCAAAGCCATCGAGGTGAACGAAGCCTGGCGCAAGCTGAAGGATCCAATCCAGCGCGCCGAGGCGCTGTGCGCGGTGCTCGGCATCGAGCGCAGCGAGTCCACGGAGCCAAAGGCAGACCCGATGCTCCTGATGGAAATGATGGAGCAGCGCGAGGCGCTCGGTGACGCCCGGCGCTCCAAGAACCTGGACGAGGTCGAGAAGCTAGCTTCAGCAATTACCGTGCGGCAGCGTGAAGTGCTGACGGAGCTGACCCGTCAGTTCGCCGCCCTCTCCCCCCAAAAATCCGACGCAAGCTCTGCGAGTGGAGCTGCAGGGGCAGCAGGGGGTGAGGTGCAGAGCAAGGTCAGCGAGACCGACCGCGAACAGCTGCTCAGAGAGCTGGGCAAGCTGAGATACTTCCGGCGTTTCCTCGATGAGGCGAACGCCATACTGGACGAGCTAGAGTAA
- a CDS encoding iron-sulfur cluster assembly accessory protein, with protein MTEAAVAMTSGAETTPQVAQPDLSRALTITSGAADFARQKLATRGTPDAAIRLGIKGGGCSGFSYVIEFSDDPPRDRDRVLEVDGVRFYVDKKSMIYLMGSVLDYERTLMFQGFKFKNPQEASRCGCGHSFTVR; from the coding sequence ATGACCGAAGCTGCAGTTGCCATGACGAGTGGAGCAGAGACCACGCCTCAGGTTGCACAGCCTGACTTGTCTCGGGCTCTGACCATCACCAGTGGGGCCGCTGACTTCGCCCGGCAGAAGCTCGCCACGCGCGGCACGCCGGACGCTGCAATCCGCCTGGGCATCAAGGGCGGCGGCTGCTCTGGCTTCAGCTACGTGATCGAGTTCTCCGACGATCCACCGCGGGATCGCGATCGCGTGCTGGAGGTCGACGGAGTGCGCTTCTACGTCGACAAGAAGAGCATGATCTACCTGATGGGCTCCGTGCTGGACTACGAACGCACGCTGATGTTCCAGGGCTTCAAGTTCAAGAACCCCCAAGAGGCTTCGCGCTGCGGCTGCGGGCACTCTTTCACGGTTCGCTGA
- the iscU gene encoding Fe-S cluster assembly scaffold IscU, which translates to MAYSDKVIEHYENPRNVGTLDKDAENVGTGLVGAPACGDVMRLQIQVSDDGVIQDAKFKTFGCGSAIASSSLATEWIKGKTIDEAYALKNSQIAEELNLPPVKIHCSVLAEDAIKSAIEDFKKKRAQKAALES; encoded by the coding sequence ATGGCATACAGCGACAAAGTCATCGAACACTACGAAAACCCCCGCAACGTCGGCACCCTGGACAAGGACGCCGAGAACGTTGGCACCGGCCTAGTTGGCGCACCCGCTTGCGGTGACGTGATGCGGCTGCAGATCCAGGTGAGCGACGACGGCGTGATCCAAGACGCCAAGTTCAAGACTTTCGGTTGCGGCTCGGCGATCGCCTCTTCATCCCTCGCTACCGAGTGGATCAAGGGCAAGACCATCGACGAAGCCTACGCCTTGAAGAACAGCCAGATCGCCGAGGAGCTGAACCTCCCCCCGGTGAAGATCCACTGCTCGGTGTTGGCGGAAGACGCCATCAAGAGCGCCATCGAAGACTTCAAGAAGAAGCGCGCCCAGAAGGCAGCGCTCGAGAGCTGA
- a CDS encoding IscS subfamily cysteine desulfurase, with amino-acid sequence MALKFPIYMDNHATTPMDPRVFEAMKPYFLETFGNAASRTHAYGWTAEAAVDDARETIAKMIGASSGKEIVFTSGATESDNLAIKGVAHYYQSKGNHIITSTIEHKAVLDSCKRLQKEGFEVTYVPAGPDGVVDPEAIRAAMTDKTILVSIMLANNEVGTIQPIAEIGKITREKGVLLHCDAVQGLGKTPFDVQEMNVDLASITAHKIYGPKGCGALYVRRSKPRVRLVAEMDGGGHERGMRSGTLNVPGIVGFAKACKILMEEGAQESVRIQALRDRLHKKITDALDEVVLNGHPERRLCGNLNLSFSFVEGEGLMMAIKDVAVSSGSACTSASLEPSYVLRSMGLDEELAHSSIRFGLGRFNTEEEVDYVADLVIGKVRKLRDMSPLYEMHKEGIDIKSIEWTAH; translated from the coding sequence ATGGCCCTCAAGTTCCCCATCTACATGGACAACCACGCGACCACTCCGATGGACCCGCGCGTGTTCGAAGCCATGAAGCCGTACTTCTTGGAGACGTTCGGCAACGCCGCGAGCCGCACCCACGCCTACGGCTGGACCGCCGAGGCCGCGGTGGACGACGCCCGCGAGACCATCGCGAAGATGATCGGCGCCTCGAGCGGCAAGGAAATCGTGTTCACCTCCGGCGCGACCGAGAGTGACAACCTCGCCATCAAGGGCGTCGCCCATTACTACCAGTCCAAGGGCAACCACATCATCACCAGCACCATCGAGCACAAGGCGGTGCTCGACAGCTGCAAGCGCTTGCAGAAGGAAGGCTTCGAGGTCACCTACGTGCCCGCTGGGCCTGACGGCGTGGTAGACCCCGAAGCAATCCGCGCGGCAATGACTGACAAGACCATCTTGGTCAGCATCATGCTCGCGAACAATGAGGTCGGCACCATCCAGCCCATCGCAGAGATCGGCAAGATCACCCGCGAAAAAGGCGTGCTCCTGCACTGCGACGCGGTGCAAGGTCTCGGCAAGACGCCCTTCGACGTCCAGGAAATGAATGTCGACCTCGCGAGCATCACCGCCCACAAGATCTACGGGCCCAAGGGCTGTGGCGCTCTCTACGTGCGGCGCAGCAAGCCCCGCGTGCGTTTGGTCGCGGAAATGGACGGCGGTGGCCACGAGCGCGGCATGCGCTCAGGCACCTTGAACGTGCCGGGCATCGTGGGTTTCGCCAAGGCGTGCAAGATCCTCATGGAGGAAGGCGCCCAGGAGAGCGTGCGCATCCAAGCGCTTCGCGATCGCCTACACAAGAAGATCACCGACGCCCTCGACGAGGTGGTGCTTAACGGCCACCCGGAGCGGCGCCTGTGCGGCAACTTGAACCTCTCGTTCTCCTTCGTGGAGGGCGAAGGCTTGATGATGGCGATCAAAGACGTAGCCGTCTCCAGCGGCTCCGCCTGCACCAGCGCGAGCCTCGAGCCGAGCTACGTGCTGCGCTCGATGGGCCTCGACGAAGAGCTCGCCCACTCGTCGATTCGCTTCGGCCTCGGGCGTTTCAACACGGAAGAGGAAGTGGACTACGTCGCCGACTTGGTGATCGGCAAGGTGCGCAAGCTGCGCGACATGTCGCCCCTCTACGAGATGCACAAGGAAGGCATCGACATCAAATCGATTGAATGGACCGCGCACTGA